A window of the Callospermophilus lateralis isolate mCalLat2 chromosome 7, mCalLat2.hap1, whole genome shotgun sequence genome harbors these coding sequences:
- the Ncstn gene encoding nicastrin yields the protein MATAGGHSGVDLGSLTLFRLLSFSVLLPGLCKGNSVERKIYIPLNKTAPCVRLLNATHQIGCQSSISGDTGVIHVVEKEEDLQWVLTDGPNPPYMVLLEGKLFTRDIMEKLKGRTSRIAGLAVTLAKPSPTPDFSPSVQCPNDGFGIYSNSYGSEFAHCKEVLWNSLGNGLAYEDFSFPIFLLEDENETKVIKQCYQDHNLGQNGSAPTFPLCAMQLFSHMHAVISTATCMRRSFIQSTFSINPEIVCDPLSDYNVWSMLKPINTSGALDPDDRVVVAATRLDSRSFFWNVAPGAESAVASFVTQLAAAEALQKAPDVTILPRNVMFVFFQGETFDYIGSSRMVYDMEKGKFPVHLENIDSFVELGQVALRTSAELWMHTDPMSQKNESVRNQVEDLLTTLEESGTGVPDIILRRLNQSQALPPSSLQRFLRARNISGVVLADHSHSFHNHYYQSIYDTAENINVSYPDWQSPEEDLNFVTDTAKALANVATVLARALYKLAGGTNFGNTIQADPQTVTRLLYGFLVRANNSWFQSILRQDLRSYLGDGPLQHYIAVSSPTNTTYVVQYVLANLTGKVIGLTREQCQDPSKVPNENKDLYEYSWVQGPLNSNETDRLPRCVRSTARLARALSPAFELSQWSSTEYSTWTESRWKDIHARIFLIASKELELITLMVGFGILLFSLIVTYCINAKADVLFIVPREPGSVSY from the exons GTTTATGCAAGGGAAATTCAGTGGAAAGGAAGATCTACATCCCCTTAAATAAGACAGCTCCCTGTGTCCGTCTGCTCAATGCCACTCATCAGATTGGCTGCCAAT CTTCAATTAGTGGAGACACAGGGGTTATCCATGTagtagagaaagaagaggacCTGCAGTGGGTGTTGACAGATGGCCCTAACCCCCCTTACATGGTTCTGCTAGAGGGCAAGCTCTTTACCAG GGATATAATGGAGAAACTGAAGGGGAGAACCAGCCGAATTGCTGGTCTGGCAGTGACCTTGGCCAAGCCCAGTCCCACTCCGGACTTCTCTCCTAGTGTGCAGTGCCCGAATGATGGGTTTG GCATTTACTCCAACTCCTATGGGTCAGAGTTTGCCCATTGCAAAGAAGTGCTATGGAACAGTCTGGGCAATGGCTTGGCTTATGAAGACTTTAGTTTTCCTATCTTTCTTCTTGAAGATGAAAATGAAACCAAGGTCATCAAGCAG TGCTATCAGGATCACAATCTGGGTCAGAATGGCTCGGCACCAACCTTCCCACTGTGTGCCATGCAGCTCTTCTCACACATGCACGCTGTCATCAGCACTGCCACTTGCATGCGGCGCAGCTTCATCCAGAGCACCTTCAGTATCAACCCAG AAATCGTCTGTGACCCCCTGTCTGACTACAACGTCTGGAGCATGCTTAAGCCTATAAATACATCTGGGGCCTTAGATCCTGATGACAGGGTTGTGGTTGCTGCTACCCGG CTGGACAGCCGTTCCTTTTTCTGGAATGTGGCTCCAGGGGCTGAAAGTGCTGTTGCCTCCTTCGTCACTCAGCTGGCTGCAGCTGAAGCTTTGCAAAAGGCTCCGGATGTGACCATCTTGCCCCGCAATGTCATGTTTGTCTTCTTCCAAGGG GAAACGTTTGACTATATTGGTAGCTCGAGAATGGTCTATGATATGGAGAAGGGCAAGTTTCCTGTGCACTTAGAGAACATTGACTCATTCGTGGAGCTGGGACAG GTGGCCTTAAGGACTTCAGCAGAGCTCTGGATGCACACAGACCCCATGTCTCAGAAAAACGAGTCTGTGCGGAACCAG GTGGAGGACCTCCTGACCACACTGGAGGAGAGTGGTACTGGCGTCCCTGACATCATCCTCAGAAGGCTGAATCAATCCCAAGCCCTGCCACCCTCTTCTCTGCAGCGATTTCTTCGAGCTCGAAACATCTCTGGTGTTGTTCTGGCTGACCACTCTCATTCCTTTCATAACCA CTACTACCAGAGCATTTATGacactgctgagaacatcaatgtGAGCTATCCTGACTGGCAGAGCCCTGAAGAGGACCTGAACTTTGTGACAGACACTGCTAAG GCCCTGGCGAATGTGGCCACAGTGCTGGCACGTGCACTGTACAAACTTGCAGGGGGCACCAACTTCGGCAACACAATTCAGGCTGATCCCCAAACG GTCACTCGCCTGCTGTATGGGTTCCTGGTTAGAGCCAACAACTCATGGTTCCAGTCTATCCTCAGACAGGACCTCAGGTCCTACTTGG GCGATGGGCCTCTCCAACATTACATCGCCGTCTCCAGCCCCACCAACACCACTTACGTTGTGCAGTATGTCTTGGCAAATTTGACTGGCAAGGTGATCGGCCTCACCCGAGAGCAGTGCCAGGATCCAAGTAAAGTTCCAAATGAAAACAAGGAT CTATATGAGTACTCATGGGTTCAGGGCCCTTTGAATTCCAATGAGACGGATCGGCTCCCCCGGTGCGTGCGTTCCACGGCTCGACTGGCCAGGGCCTTGTCTCCTGCCTTTGAACTGAGTCAGTGGAGCTCCACTGAATATTCCACGTGGACTGAGAGCCGCTGGAAAGATATCCATGCCCGTATATTCCTCATTGCCAGCAAAGAGCTTGAG CTTATCACCCTGATGGTGGGATTCGGcatcctcctcttctctctcatCGTCACCTACTGcatcaatgccaaagctgacgtcCTTTTCATTGTTCCCCGAGAGCCAGGATCTGTGTCTTACTAA
- the Nhlh1 gene encoding helix-loop-helix protein 1: protein MMLNSDTMELDLPPTHSEAESGFSDCGGGAGPESAGPGCPGGGQARGSEPGEPGRKDLQHLSREERRRRRRATAKYRTAHATRERIRVEAFNLAFAELRKLLPTLPPDKKLSKIEILRLAICYISYLNHVLDV, encoded by the coding sequence ATGATGCTCAACTCAGACACCATGGAGTTGGACCTGCCTCCCACTCACTCCGAGGCCGAGTCCGGCTTCAGCGACTGTGGGGGTGGGGCGGGCCCCGAGAGTGCTGGGCCGGGGTGTCCGGGCGGGGGCCAGGCCCGGGGGTCAGAGCCGGGAGAGCCTGGCCGCAAAGACCTGCAGCACCTCAGCCGCGAAGAGCGCAGACGTCGGCGCAGGGCCACCGCCAAGTACCGCACGGCGCATGCCACGCGGGAGCGCATCCGCGTGGAGGCCTTCAACTTGGCCTTTGCTGAGCTGCGGAAGCTGCTGCCCACGCTGCCTCCGGACAAGAAGCTCTCCAAGATTGAGATCCTGCGCCTCGCCATCTGCTACATCTCCTACCTGAACCACGTGCTGGACGTCTGA